In Nonomuraea muscovyensis, one genomic interval encodes:
- a CDS encoding polysaccharide deacetylase family protein: protein MSGDRRVSGLRQHAGLRWLVALLLSALVVSGASLGIFSRKEPATLPAPRSWPECGTSGPRTPTGHTTGLQTAYADAGADTGDRADTGDGADTGDRADTGDRADTDAGDDAGDGTAGAAGAARTTTLVVVDDADGPAAFQVHASRAANLVSHFGPVRVVRTSAYQAGMLGRHRALVYLGTSAAQRLPEGLRRDVLAAPRPVLWMGGNIGTLTTADDFANRYGWRWDGDGLAPRQVLGQQPADQARAAGGQGLHGVTGVRYKGALLSRTSTQGPVATFTTLDPRRARVLATAVTDDGRSRPWAVRSANLTYLTEVALNSDTDDDRFLATADLLFDLLAPGTPTRHRALVRLEDIGPQADPDAVRAAGDALSSLGVPFSFGVIPVYRGPLPDGPERATVRLRDRPELVRALVHLLDRGGTMILHGYTHQSDGPPNPTNGETGHDFEFFRTHFDAQRRLVYDGPIHGDSAAWMQRRLDEATAEIRAAHLPVPRVFETPHYAASPTDYRVIAREFDARYDRGSYFTPGWQGRSPVSPYMDEQFAPYVIRDVYGSVVIPETLGMVELRPSLPDEGTAEAILAHARSQFVVRDNVASFFYHPFLGTEQLEDIVNRMRSMGYRFVAPCEL from the coding sequence GTGAGCGGCGACAGGCGGGTGAGCGGGCTCAGGCAGCACGCCGGCCTGAGATGGCTGGTCGCCCTGCTGCTGAGCGCTCTCGTCGTGTCGGGGGCGAGTCTGGGGATCTTCTCCCGCAAGGAGCCTGCGACGCTGCCCGCGCCGCGCTCGTGGCCGGAGTGCGGTACGAGCGGCCCCAGGACGCCCACCGGGCACACGACGGGCCTGCAGACGGCGTACGCCGACGCGGGCGCCGACACCGGCGATCGCGCGGACACGGGCGATGGCGCGGACACGGGCGATCGTGCGGACACGGGCGATCGTGCGGACACGGACGCGGGCGATGACGCGGGCGACGGCACAGCCGGTGCGGCCGGCGCGGCTCGCACCACGACGCTGGTCGTCGTCGACGACGCGGACGGTCCGGCCGCGTTCCAGGTCCACGCGAGCCGCGCCGCCAACCTGGTGTCGCACTTCGGGCCGGTACGGGTGGTGCGGACCAGCGCCTACCAGGCCGGCATGCTGGGCCGCCACCGAGCCCTGGTGTACCTGGGCACGTCGGCCGCGCAGCGGCTCCCCGAAGGGCTGCGCCGCGACGTGCTCGCCGCCCCACGCCCCGTCCTGTGGATGGGCGGCAACATCGGCACCCTGACCACCGCGGACGACTTCGCGAACCGGTACGGCTGGCGATGGGACGGCGACGGCCTGGCCCCTCGCCAGGTCCTGGGGCAGCAACCCGCGGACCAGGCCCGGGCGGCAGGGGGACAGGGACTGCACGGCGTCACCGGGGTCCGCTACAAAGGGGCGCTGCTGAGCCGCACCTCCACCCAGGGCCCCGTCGCCACGTTCACCACCCTCGACCCACGGCGAGCCCGGGTCCTGGCCACGGCGGTCACGGACGACGGCCGCAGCCGCCCGTGGGCCGTCAGGTCCGCGAACCTCACCTACCTCACCGAGGTCGCGCTGAACTCCGACACCGACGACGACCGCTTCCTGGCCACGGCCGATCTGCTGTTCGACCTGCTCGCCCCGGGCACGCCGACCCGTCACCGGGCGCTGGTCCGGCTGGAGGACATCGGACCGCAGGCCGACCCCGACGCCGTCCGCGCGGCGGGTGACGCGCTGTCCAGCCTGGGCGTCCCGTTCAGCTTCGGGGTCATCCCCGTCTACCGCGGCCCGCTGCCGGACGGGCCCGAGCGCGCGACGGTGCGCCTGCGGGACCGGCCGGAGCTGGTCAGGGCGCTGGTTCACCTGCTGGACCGCGGCGGCACGATGATCCTGCACGGCTACACCCACCAGTCGGACGGTCCGCCCAACCCCACGAACGGGGAGACCGGGCACGACTTCGAGTTCTTCCGCACCCACTTCGACGCGCAGCGGCGGCTCGTCTACGACGGGCCCATCCACGGTGACTCGGCCGCCTGGATGCAACGCCGCCTCGACGAGGCGACAGCCGAGATCCGGGCGGCCCACCTGCCCGTGCCTCGCGTCTTCGAGACGCCCCACTACGCCGCCTCGCCCACCGACTACCGCGTCATCGCGCGCGAGTTCGACGCCCGCTACGACCGCGGGTCCTACTTCACCCCCGGCTGGCAGGGCCGCTCGCCCGTCTCGCCGTACATGGACGAGCAGTTCGCCCCGTACGTGATCCGCGACGTCTACGGCAGCGTCGTGATCCCGGAGACCCTCGGCATGGTGGAACTGCGACCGTCCCTGCCCGACGAGGGCACCGCCGAGGCGATCCTGGCGCACGCCCGCTCCCAGTTCGTGGTGCGCGACAACGTCGCGAGCTTCTTCTACCACCCGTTCCTCGGCACCGAGCAACTGGAGGACATCGTGAACCGGATGCGGTCGATGGGCTACCGCTTCGTGGCCCCCTGCGAGCTGTGA
- a CDS encoding glycosyltransferase family 2 protein produces the protein MTTVLIGCAVSAVLLVFTYTLGMYLESAGAADHPGGSGDGFTVVHVVPCLNEARVIAATLRHLPEGLVVVVDDGSDDGTAEVVRRLADPRVRLLRREPPDARQGKGQALNHALRHLLADLPGARRTADRVLVCLMDADGRLDPGSLEAVLPYFADPRVGGVQMGVRIGNRKQSLLTRMQDMEFVVYTRMFQRTRSRIGSAGLGGNGQVMRLKALLDLGDHPWSRSLTEDLDLGVRMVLAGWRTACVPDATVRQQGLVGLRALVRQRSRWFQGHLQALRLVPSVTGRASGRVAVDLLNVLLSPLLIFVGSFMTLSLAASLVGVTFSATARAQLFQPVPIVSWYVLTFGAAFLLGPLYARVSGDMGRLRGLGYGHLFIVFNLVWLVAAWRGLWRAMRGRRAWLKTERLADPSPGPA, from the coding sequence ATGACCACCGTCCTGATCGGGTGTGCGGTGTCGGCCGTGCTGCTGGTCTTCACCTACACGCTGGGGATGTACCTGGAGTCGGCGGGCGCCGCGGACCACCCCGGTGGCAGCGGCGACGGCTTCACCGTCGTCCACGTGGTGCCCTGCCTGAACGAGGCGCGGGTCATCGCCGCCACGCTGCGTCACCTGCCCGAGGGGCTGGTCGTGGTCGTCGACGACGGCTCCGACGACGGCACGGCCGAGGTGGTCCGGCGGCTCGCCGACCCGCGCGTCCGCCTGCTCAGGCGCGAGCCGCCGGACGCCCGGCAGGGCAAGGGGCAGGCGCTCAACCACGCCCTGCGCCACCTGCTGGCCGACCTGCCCGGCGCGCGCCGCACCGCCGACCGCGTCCTGGTCTGCCTCATGGACGCCGACGGGCGGCTCGACCCGGGCAGCCTGGAGGCGGTGCTGCCGTACTTCGCGGATCCCCGGGTCGGCGGCGTCCAGATGGGGGTGCGCATCGGCAACCGGAAGCAGAGCCTCCTCACGCGGATGCAGGACATGGAGTTCGTCGTCTACACGCGGATGTTCCAGCGCACCCGCAGCCGTATCGGGTCGGCGGGGCTCGGCGGGAACGGCCAGGTCATGCGGCTCAAGGCGCTGCTGGACCTCGGTGACCACCCGTGGTCGCGGAGCCTGACCGAGGACCTCGACCTGGGTGTGCGGATGGTGCTGGCCGGCTGGCGCACCGCCTGCGTGCCCGACGCGACCGTGCGCCAGCAGGGGCTCGTCGGCCTGCGCGCCCTGGTGCGGCAGCGCTCACGCTGGTTCCAGGGGCACCTGCAGGCGCTGCGGCTCGTGCCGTCGGTGACCGGCCGGGCGTCCGGCCGGGTCGCGGTCGACCTGCTGAACGTCCTCCTCAGCCCGTTGCTGATCTTCGTGGGCTCGTTCATGACGCTTTCCCTGGCCGCGTCGCTGGTGGGGGTGACCTTCTCGGCCACGGCCCGCGCGCAGCTCTTCCAGCCGGTGCCGATCGTGTCGTGGTACGTGCTGACGTTCGGCGCGGCCTTCCTGCTCGGGCCGCTCTACGCGCGCGTCAGCGGTGACATGGGCCGGCTGCGCGGGCTCGGCTACGGACACCTGTTCATCGTCTTCAACCTGGTGTGGCTCGTCGCGGCCTGGCGGGGGCTGTGGCGCGCGATGCGCGGCCGGCGGGCCTGGCTGAAGACCGAACGGCTCGCCGACCCGTCGCCGGGACCGGCATGA
- a CDS encoding calcium-binding protein: MTAFLPRALAAVALIALPAAPDRPARCAPWAEGTVRAGLFLEYDGYGRACTYQDGGRWVWRLSPRPARAPAETHAALALSTGDYADVRLRVRARTVHQLRRPTPNPWEVAWVVWHYTDDNHFYYLVPKPNGWELGKVTPGYPGNQRYLATGEEPFEVGTWHTIEIRQVGDTMTADVDGRRLVRFRDQERPYHRGRAGLYNEDATTDFTDLGVAPAAERFRGTVRR, from the coding sequence ATGACCGCGTTCCTGCCCCGGGCGCTGGCCGCCGTCGCGCTGATCGCCCTTCCGGCCGCGCCGGACCGGCCCGCCCGGTGCGCCCCCTGGGCGGAGGGCACGGTCAGGGCGGGGCTGTTCCTCGAGTACGACGGGTACGGCAGAGCGTGCACGTACCAGGACGGCGGCCGGTGGGTGTGGCGGCTGTCGCCGAGACCGGCACGCGCCCCGGCCGAGACGCACGCGGCGCTGGCCCTGAGCACCGGCGATTACGCGGACGTCCGGCTCCGCGTCCGGGCCAGGACCGTGCATCAGCTGCGGCGTCCCACGCCGAACCCGTGGGAGGTCGCCTGGGTCGTGTGGCACTACACCGACGACAACCACTTCTACTACCTCGTCCCCAAGCCGAACGGCTGGGAGCTCGGCAAGGTCACCCCCGGATATCCGGGCAACCAGCGCTACCTCGCCACGGGCGAGGAGCCCTTCGAGGTCGGCACGTGGCACACGATCGAGATCCGCCAGGTGGGCGACACGATGACGGCGGACGTGGACGGCCGCCGGCTGGTCCGCTTCCGCGACCAGGAGCGGCCCTACCACCGGGGCCGCGCCGGCCTCTACAACGAGGACGCGACGACGGACTTCACGGATCTGGGCGTCGCACCGGCCGCCGAGCGGTTTCGCGGCACCGTGCGGCGGTAG
- a CDS encoding response regulator transcription factor produces MVDRPGALVIEDTGEVRRLLCEVLRMAGFDVTEAATGAEGLDLIAERHPDLVTLDLMLPDMDGIEVCRRLRGMTSAYVIMLSGRTEEADRLVGLEVGADDYMTKPFSPRELRARVAAMFRRPRRGDLRGSGDRPRILTSGDLVVDEESHEVRLAGRPVPLTRIEFDLLLLLASNPRRVWTRETLTRMVWHTDWPGNDHVIDVHVANLRRKLGDDARSGRWVRTVHGVGYRFGG; encoded by the coding sequence GTGGTGGATCGGCCGGGGGCGCTGGTCATCGAGGACACCGGCGAGGTGCGCCGGCTGCTGTGCGAGGTCCTGCGGATGGCGGGGTTCGACGTCACGGAGGCGGCCACCGGCGCCGAGGGGCTCGACCTGATCGCCGAGAGACACCCCGACCTGGTGACGCTCGACCTCATGCTGCCGGACATGGACGGGATCGAGGTGTGCCGGCGGCTGCGCGGCATGACCAGCGCGTACGTGATCATGCTGTCGGGTCGCACGGAGGAGGCCGACCGTCTCGTCGGCCTGGAGGTGGGGGCCGACGACTACATGACCAAGCCGTTCTCACCCCGTGAGCTCCGAGCCCGGGTCGCGGCGATGTTCCGGCGGCCCCGCCGCGGCGACCTGCGGGGGAGCGGCGACCGGCCGCGCATCCTCACGTCCGGCGACCTCGTCGTGGACGAGGAGAGCCATGAGGTGCGTCTGGCGGGCCGGCCGGTGCCGCTCACCCGGATCGAGTTCGACCTGCTCCTGCTGCTCGCCTCCAACCCGAGGCGGGTGTGGACGCGCGAGACGCTGACCCGGATGGTCTGGCACACCGACTGGCCCGGCAACGACCATGTCATCGACGTCCACGTCGCCAACCTGCGGCGCAAACTGGGCGACGACGCCCGCTCCGGTCGCTGGGTGCGCACGGTGCACGGCGTCGGCTACCGGTTCGGAGGCTGA
- a CDS encoding hybrid sensor histidine kinase/response regulator, whose protein sequence is MIVPIHILLCEADDDDALRIVARLLRDGVEATHERVEDAEAAAAALRRRPPDIVFSDYRMPALTAHDVVRLLHEAALDVPFILVSGQIGDERAAALMRAGARDFVRKDRLSRLAPVVRRELHEAECRHQREQAQAALRESEQRLRLYAANAPDVIFRCRMSPRAWVEYVSPATAAILGHPPEELLGDPGNLLGLVHPADRDRLERSWRSPGGEPLLVRWLGPDGTTVWTVQRVTGIRDDGGRLLAVEGILRDVTAQVHVRRERDRLERRLREAERLESLGRLAGGLAHDVNNLLGVIAGNAELALDTLPEDTPGRAGVERIQQAAERGGALARRLLAPAAADPPGSADPNAVVEGTAELLRPTLAGGVELVTRLAPGLPAVAIGRAGLEQVLINVLVNALAAMPGGGRLTVETGRGDGEVRLTVSDTGHGMPAEVAERAFEPFFTTREHGTGLGLCTARGAVERAGGRATLTSRPGSGTTVHIHLPEAR, encoded by the coding sequence ATGATCGTCCCGATTCACATCCTGCTGTGCGAGGCGGACGACGACGACGCGCTGCGGATCGTCGCCCGCCTGCTGCGCGACGGGGTGGAGGCGACCCACGAGCGGGTGGAGGACGCCGAGGCGGCGGCCGCGGCGTTGCGGCGCCGCCCGCCGGACATCGTCTTCTCCGACTACCGGATGCCGGCCCTCACCGCGCACGACGTGGTCCGGCTGCTCCACGAGGCCGCGCTCGACGTCCCGTTCATCCTGGTCTCCGGGCAGATCGGCGACGAGCGCGCGGCGGCGCTCATGCGGGCCGGTGCCCGGGACTTCGTCCGCAAGGACCGGCTTTCCCGGCTCGCCCCCGTCGTGCGGCGGGAGCTGCACGAGGCGGAGTGCAGGCACCAGCGCGAGCAGGCGCAGGCCGCGCTGCGGGAGAGCGAGCAGCGGCTACGGCTGTACGCCGCGAACGCTCCCGACGTCATCTTCCGCTGCCGCATGTCCCCCCGGGCGTGGGTGGAGTACGTGAGCCCCGCCACGGCCGCGATCCTCGGCCACCCGCCGGAGGAACTGCTCGGCGACCCCGGCAACCTGCTCGGCCTGGTCCACCCCGCCGACCGCGACCGGCTCGAACGGTCGTGGCGCTCGCCCGGCGGCGAGCCGCTCCTGGTGCGCTGGCTCGGGCCGGACGGCACGACGGTGTGGACCGTCCAGCGGGTGACGGGCATCCGCGACGACGGCGGCCGGCTGCTCGCCGTCGAGGGCATCCTGCGCGACGTCACCGCCCAGGTGCACGTCCGGCGCGAACGCGATCGCCTCGAACGGCGGCTGCGCGAGGCCGAACGGCTGGAGTCCCTCGGCCGGCTGGCCGGCGGCCTCGCGCACGACGTCAACAATCTCCTCGGCGTGATCGCGGGGAACGCCGAGCTGGCCCTCGACACGCTGCCCGAGGACACCCCCGGCCGCGCCGGCGTCGAACGGATCCAGCAGGCTGCCGAGCGCGGCGGAGCCCTGGCCCGGCGGCTGCTGGCTCCGGCCGCCGCGGACCCGCCGGGGTCGGCCGACCCGAACGCGGTCGTCGAGGGGACGGCCGAGTTGCTGCGCCCCACCCTGGCCGGCGGTGTCGAGCTCGTCACCCGGCTGGCTCCCGGTCTGCCCGCCGTCGCCATCGGCCGCGCCGGGCTGGAGCAGGTCCTCATCAACGTGCTGGTCAACGCGCTGGCCGCGATGCCCGGCGGCGGCCGGCTGACCGTCGAGACGGGACGGGGCGACGGCGAGGTCCGGCTCACCGTCTCCGACACCGGACACGGCATGCCCGCCGAGGTGGCCGAGCGCGCCTTCGAGCCGTTCTTCACCACCAGGGAGCACGGCACCGGCCTGGGCCTGTGCACCGCCCGCGGCGCGGTCGAGCGGGCGGGCGGCCGGGCCACGCTCACCTCACGGCCGGGCTCCGGCACCACCGTGCACATCCACCTCCCCGAGGCCCGCTGA
- the htpX gene encoding zinc metalloprotease HtpX — translation MHHNGLRTAVLLGGMSALILAAGAWLGGGTGLRIALVLAVLGNGAAYFFSDRIALSAMRARPVSEVEHPVLYKIVRELSTQARQPMPRLYVSPTAQPNAFATGRGPRKAAVCVTYGLTRLLDERELRGVIGHELSHVYNRDILISSVAGALATMITWLSYVAVFFGGSDDDEGPGFLGALLMMVLGPVAAGVIQMAISRAREYQADESGARLTGDPLALASALRKIEMGARQLPLPENSRLTSASHMMIANPFSGSGFGRLFSTHPPTSERVARLERMAGYRR, via the coding sequence ATGCACCACAACGGTCTGCGCACCGCCGTTCTGCTGGGCGGCATGTCGGCGTTGATCCTCGCGGCGGGCGCGTGGCTGGGCGGTGGCACCGGCCTGCGGATCGCGCTGGTGCTCGCCGTGCTGGGCAACGGCGCCGCCTACTTCTTCTCCGACCGGATCGCGTTGTCGGCCATGCGGGCGCGGCCGGTGAGCGAGGTCGAGCACCCCGTCCTCTACAAGATCGTGCGCGAGCTGTCCACGCAGGCCAGGCAGCCGATGCCCCGGCTCTACGTGTCGCCGACCGCACAGCCCAACGCGTTCGCCACCGGCCGCGGTCCGCGCAAGGCCGCCGTCTGCGTCACCTACGGGCTGACCAGGCTGCTCGACGAGCGGGAGTTGCGCGGCGTGATCGGCCACGAGCTGTCGCACGTCTACAACCGCGACATCCTCATCTCCTCCGTGGCGGGCGCGCTCGCCACGATGATCACCTGGCTCAGCTACGTGGCGGTGTTCTTCGGCGGCTCCGACGACGACGAGGGGCCCGGCTTCCTCGGCGCGCTGCTCATGATGGTGCTCGGGCCGGTCGCGGCCGGCGTGATCCAGATGGCCATCTCCCGGGCCCGCGAGTACCAGGCCGACGAGTCGGGGGCCCGGCTGACCGGCGACCCCCTCGCGCTGGCCTCGGCCCTGCGCAAGATCGAGATGGGTGCCCGGCAACTGCCCCTCCCGGAGAACAGCCGGCTCACCTCCGCCTCCCACATGATGATCGCCAACCCGTTCAGCGGCTCGGGCTTCGGCCGGCTGTTCTCGACGCACCCGCCCACCTCCGAGCGGGTGGCGCGCCTGGAGCGGATGGCCGGCTACCGCCGCTGA
- a CDS encoding FMN-binding negative transcriptional regulator, translating into MLEQPMYALDDPAALRALVAAHGWALLVSDGGPVVSHLPIIPDPADPGAAVLGHLAREDAELHGLGERPVVIVVQGPHGYVSPTWYEAGPYVPTWNFVTVHLHGTPELLGPEETWQVLSGTVDHFEAGRPEPFRMGEVEEYARRLAPAVTGFRLVPTRVVGKAKLSQDKPAEIVERVIGALDAENPPLARAMRGG; encoded by the coding sequence ATGCTCGAACAACCGATGTACGCGCTGGACGACCCGGCCGCGCTGCGCGCCCTCGTCGCGGCCCACGGCTGGGCCCTGCTCGTGAGCGACGGCGGCCCCGTCGTCTCGCATTTGCCGATCATCCCCGACCCGGCCGACCCCGGGGCCGCCGTCCTCGGGCACCTGGCCCGCGAGGACGCCGAGCTGCACGGCCTCGGCGAGCGGCCCGTGGTGATCGTCGTGCAGGGGCCGCACGGCTACGTCTCGCCCACCTGGTACGAGGCCGGCCCGTACGTGCCGACCTGGAACTTCGTCACCGTCCACCTGCACGGAACGCCGGAGCTCCTCGGGCCGGAGGAGACCTGGCAGGTGCTCTCCGGCACCGTGGACCACTTCGAGGCCGGCCGGCCCGAGCCGTTCCGGATGGGCGAGGTCGAGGAGTACGCCCGCCGGCTCGCCCCCGCGGTGACCGGGTTCAGGCTGGTGCCCACCCGGGTGGTGGGCAAGGCCAAGCTCAGCCAGGACAAGCCGGCCGAGATCGTGGAACGGGTGATCGGCGCCCTGGACGCCGAGAACCCGCCGCTCGCCCGCGCGATGCGGGGTGGGTGA
- a CDS encoding M14 family zinc carboxypeptidase, with the protein MLDATLISELDTVPDFDRFATVDEVYATLTRLAADHPGVASLRRIGTSRLGDPLLCLTVGDGPRHAIVAAGPHPNEPIGGLTVSHLATRLCEDAGLRRATGRTWHVVGCLDPDGTRLNEGWFAGPFTKTHYARHFYRPAGDEQVEWTFPFAYKRAYFDRVLPETLALMRLIDDTRPAFMTTLHNGETGGVFYYLNRPEPELQAVLKALPGRYGVPLHAGEPEHPSVRQLDQAVYLAPRMQDAYDYLEALGQDPTEHIGGAASDSYIARYGTLGLTAEVPYWTTASAGDTSPADRPYRDLVLGQAADLRATFEVLDETLTAVAGDLVTGSPFLRASRSFVPMLAGMAATDSGRAGAPENERPATVAEVSSSRDLLHSMRLRFGGMLLRALEGELAVGNGTPVIRARARALAETYATWCAEAESGAPEETIPIRHLVAIQYGGILAGAAHA; encoded by the coding sequence GTGCTCGACGCGACCCTCATCTCAGAACTCGACACCGTCCCCGACTTCGACAGGTTCGCCACCGTGGACGAGGTGTACGCCACCCTCACCCGGCTGGCGGCCGACCATCCCGGCGTGGCGTCACTGCGCCGCATCGGCACCTCCCGGCTCGGCGACCCGCTGCTCTGCCTCACCGTGGGCGACGGGCCGCGCCACGCGATCGTCGCGGCCGGGCCGCACCCCAACGAGCCCATCGGCGGCCTGACCGTCTCCCACCTGGCCACCCGGCTGTGCGAGGACGCGGGGTTGCGCCGTGCCACCGGCCGCACCTGGCACGTCGTGGGCTGCCTCGATCCCGACGGCACCCGGCTGAACGAGGGCTGGTTCGCCGGGCCGTTCACCAAGACCCACTACGCCAGGCACTTCTACCGGCCGGCAGGCGACGAGCAGGTCGAGTGGACGTTCCCGTTCGCCTACAAGCGGGCCTACTTCGACCGGGTGCTGCCGGAGACGCTGGCGCTGATGCGGCTGATCGACGACACCAGGCCGGCGTTCATGACCACCCTGCACAACGGCGAGACGGGCGGCGTCTTCTACTACCTGAACCGGCCCGAGCCCGAGCTGCAGGCCGTGCTCAAGGCCCTGCCCGGCAGGTACGGCGTGCCGTTGCACGCGGGCGAGCCGGAGCACCCGTCCGTCCGGCAACTGGACCAGGCCGTCTACCTGGCGCCCCGGATGCAGGACGCCTACGACTACCTGGAGGCTCTCGGCCAGGACCCCACCGAGCACATCGGCGGCGCCGCCAGCGACTCCTACATCGCCAGGTACGGCACGCTCGGCCTGACCGCGGAGGTGCCCTACTGGACCACCGCCTCGGCGGGCGACACGTCGCCGGCCGACCGGCCCTACCGGGACCTGGTGCTCGGCCAGGCCGCCGACCTGCGGGCCACGTTCGAGGTGCTGGACGAGACGCTGACGGCCGTGGCGGGCGACCTGGTGACCGGGTCGCCGTTCCTGCGGGCCAGCCGGAGCTTCGTGCCGATGCTCGCCGGGATGGCGGCCACCGACTCCGGCCGCGCCGGCGCCCCGGAGAACGAGCGGCCGGCCACGGTGGCCGAGGTGTCCTCCAGCCGCGACCTGCTGCACAGCATGCGGCTGCGGTTCGGCGGGATGCTGCTGCGGGCGCTGGAGGGCGAATTGGCCGTCGGCAACGGCACGCCGGTGATCCGGGCGCGGGCGCGGGCGCTGGCGGAGACGTACGCCACGTGGTGCGCGGAGGCGGAGTCGGGCGCTCCGGAGGAGACGATCCCGATCCGCCACCTGGTGGCCATCCAGTACGGCGGCATCCTGGCGGGCGCCGCGCACGCGTGA
- a CDS encoding PucR family transcriptional regulator, with product MSVSPRPPDASMTRPYRPPLAQVLQTLGSHVLSAAHLPGDGSLTVGEPVVHDPDDPLEERPGCVLLAVGSGADARDLVRQAAALSYHAVVVKDRGTDLGPAVEAAGQARIALLIAPQQIPWRQLDALLTAAISGPGAVTTAYASAGAGDLFAFANAVAATIGGATCIEDPQGNVLAYSNVPGQEIDEIRRTGILGRRTPQRPTNRTEYSRVFRADGPVRFDSLGPGHTPRLATAVRAGAQLLGFIWVLDGTPPVVPGAMRLLDEAGRVAALHLLRARDPADQERRHRSETLRALLDGTTSASAAGARLGLPPGSRVAVAAFAPADPAPEPDTVMAGVLDLVGLCCETWHPQAVCTTGWGRVYALLPVPPGTPPSRLARAAGDAVTAVRKSARLSLYAGVGPVVAGLGEAAASRRLAERVVRVLADAGGEPVALVSDERVRARVALLDLVERGDAVEQVLEPVRRMLDHDRAHSTTHGVTLLAYLDAFGEAAKAAAELSVHENTLRYRVRRLQELFDVDLADPAERLVIWLQLRLLHLRGEL from the coding sequence ATGTCGGTTTCCCCGCGCCCGCCCGACGCCTCGATGACGCGGCCGTACCGGCCACCGCTCGCCCAGGTGCTCCAGACGTTGGGAAGCCACGTGCTGTCGGCCGCGCACCTGCCCGGCGACGGGTCGCTCACCGTGGGCGAGCCCGTGGTGCACGACCCCGACGACCCGCTGGAGGAGCGCCCCGGCTGCGTGCTGCTCGCCGTCGGCTCGGGCGCCGACGCCCGCGACCTGGTACGCCAGGCGGCCGCGCTGTCGTACCACGCGGTGGTCGTCAAGGACCGGGGGACCGACCTCGGCCCGGCCGTCGAGGCGGCGGGGCAGGCACGGATCGCGCTGCTCATCGCCCCCCAGCAGATCCCGTGGCGGCAGCTCGACGCGCTGCTGACCGCCGCGATCTCCGGCCCCGGCGCCGTCACCACGGCCTACGCCTCGGCCGGCGCCGGAGACCTGTTCGCCTTCGCCAACGCCGTCGCCGCGACCATCGGCGGGGCCACCTGCATCGAGGACCCGCAGGGCAACGTGCTCGCCTACTCCAACGTCCCGGGCCAGGAGATCGACGAGATCCGCCGGACCGGCATCCTCGGCCGCAGGACGCCGCAGCGGCCGACCAACCGCACCGAGTACAGCCGCGTCTTCCGCGCCGACGGTCCCGTGCGGTTCGACAGCCTGGGGCCGGGCCACACGCCGCGCCTGGCCACGGCGGTCCGGGCGGGCGCCCAGCTCCTCGGGTTCATCTGGGTGCTCGACGGCACCCCGCCCGTGGTGCCCGGCGCGATGCGGCTGCTGGACGAGGCGGGGCGGGTGGCCGCCCTGCATCTGCTGCGCGCCCGCGACCCGGCCGACCAGGAGCGCCGGCACCGTTCGGAGACGTTGCGCGCCCTGCTCGACGGCACCACCTCCGCCTCGGCGGCCGGCGCCCGGCTGGGTCTGCCGCCCGGCTCGCGGGTGGCCGTCGCCGCCTTCGCGCCGGCCGACCCGGCGCCGGAGCCGGACACGGTGATGGCCGGCGTGCTCGACCTGGTCGGCCTCTGCTGCGAGACCTGGCATCCGCAGGCCGTCTGCACGACCGGCTGGGGCCGCGTCTACGCCCTGCTGCCGGTCCCGCCCGGCACCCCGCCGTCGCGGCTGGCCCGCGCGGCGGGCGACGCCGTCACCGCCGTGCGCAAGTCCGCCCGGCTCAGCCTGTACGCGGGCGTCGGCCCCGTCGTCGCCGGGCTCGGCGAGGCGGCGGCCTCGCGGCGGCTGGCCGAGCGGGTCGTCCGCGTGCTCGCCGACGCGGGAGGCGAGCCGGTCGCGCTGGTCTCCGACGAGCGGGTACGCGCCCGCGTCGCCCTGCTCGACCTGGTGGAGCGGGGCGACGCCGTCGAGCAGGTCCTGGAGCCGGTACGGCGGATGCTCGACCACGACCGGGCGCACTCCACCACGCACGGCGTCACCCTGCTGGCCTACCTCGACGCCTTCGGCGAGGCGGCCAAGGCGGCGGCGGAGCTGTCGGTGCACGAGAACACGCTGCGTTACCGCGTGCGCCGCCTGCAGGAGCTGTTCGACGTGGACCTGGCCGATCCCGCCGAGCGGCTGGTGATCTGGCTGCAACTGCGCCTGCTGCACCTGCGGGGAGAGCTGTAG